Proteins encoded in a region of the Labrus mixtus chromosome 19, fLabMix1.1, whole genome shotgun sequence genome:
- the LOC132994298 gene encoding band 4.1-like protein 3 isoform X8, with amino-acid sequence MTMETGEPQEALPKEAESFPEATAHSTPKQGGGGTLPQSQAQSSLAEDSTSHLSSSSRIVRSPARTLSFRSMQTKVTLLDGSLFTCIIEKRARGQQLIDRVCEHINLLERDYFCLSFRDADNNKNWLDPMKEMKKQVRGVPWNFSFNVKFYPPNPTQLSEDITRYFLCLQLRQDIVSGRLPCSFATHTVLGSYTIQSELGDYDPDECGSDYVSELCFAPNQTKEMEEKIMELHRTHRGMTPAEAEMYFLDNVKKLSMYGVDLHHARMVGSRSDCFPSAQSEDSEGVAIMLGVCSSGLLVYRDRLRINRFSWPKILKISYKRNNFYIKIRPGEFDQFESTIGFKLLNHRAAKRLWKVCVEHHSFFRLLSPEETPKKTLSLGSKFRYSGRTQIQSRRASAQISRPAPHFPRCISKRNMLSRSLDGASRVTPTSSLIGSPASSSLKANGGSHTDMGTGLYGASKAIAVSDLLTSVTPERRTEERAEQVEGVLVVQEKMEDQEEEQDEQEQLEEEQQSPPTPQKQETKTELTDTAVEGELTESDQDEDLKTQETLGSPEEEQKPETTISALRRSFLEGGGGDGGDGGMMTEWDKRLASSPLRRVDDAPMIEPLEPEETSETVETVFLMTEPCDQDQHMVDQSQVAPGSLVGPPPEKPPPPPPGACMEHDDFTDDWADNDANQVNCEAGKHVITDDDVSDDEPSSQTSEDDASYASEDAISVLAQAAVEEAMEAAVRQDQSTEANDAKQNSINANFIVSHSEQLLPSMDANNSPSTRIHSAMVSRPTSSLFHRYHEDEDSDRSEEEEEEGGWSFGENSPPPSVPCPTSLCSTNQTQPSENSDDDDEDSEPLQEEVPVMRKTLTYEAPGCRTDSDSSAGLLLSSQTFTAETPNTSTTTHITKMVKGGISETRIEKRIVISGDTEIDHDQALAAALSEARRQHPELSVTRVVVHKETEVSPDQVIVTSQD; translated from the exons ATGACGATGGAGACAGGTGAGCCACAGGAAGCCCTGCCCAAAGAGGCGGAGTCTTTTCCTGAAGCCACCGCCCACTCCACACctaaacag ggaggggggggcacgCTACCTCAGAGCCAAGCTCAAAGCTCATTGGCTGAGGACTCGACCAGTCACCTGTCATCCAGCAGTCGCATCGTTCGTTCTCCAGCCAGAACTCTGAGCTTCAGAAGCATGCAGACCAAAGTGACCCTGCTGGACGGCTCGCTCTTCACCTGCATCATagag AAACGAGCTCGAGGTCAGCAGCTCATCGACCGAGTGTGTGAACACATCAACCTGCTGGAGAGAGACTacttctgtctgtccttcaGAGACGCAGACAACAACAag AACTGGTTGGATCCgatgaaggagatgaagaagcaggtcagag GCGTTCCCTGGAACTTCTCCTTCAATGTGAAGTTTTACCCTCCTAACCCGACTCAGCTGTCTGAGGACATCACCAG GTACTTCTTGTGTCTTCAGCTCAGACAGGATATAGTTTCTGGACGTCTTCCATGTTCGTTCGCAACGCACACAGTCCTTGGCTCCTACACCATCCAATCAGAGCTTGGAGACTATGATCCTG aTGAGTGTGGTTCAGATTACGTCAGCGAACTGTGTTTCGCTCCAAATCAAACtaaagagatggaggagaagatcATGGAGCTGCACCGAACACACAG aggaATGACTCCGGCTGAGGCAGAGATGTACTTTTTGGACAACGTTAAGAAACTTTCAATGTATGGAGTCGACCTTCATCACGCCAGG atgGTAGGAAGTCGCTCTGATTGCTTCCCTTCAGCTCAGTCAGAG gaCTCGGAGGGCGTGGCCATCATGCTTGGAGTGTGCAGTAGTGGCCTGCTGGTCTACAGAGACAGATTGAGGATCAACAGATTCTCATGGCCAAAGATCCTGAAAATCTCGTACAAAAGAAATAACTTCTACATCAAGATCCGCCCGGGGGAg TTTGATCAGTTTGAGTCCACGATTGGTTTCAAGCTGCTGAACCACAGAGCAGCTAAACGTCTTTGGAAGGTGTGTGTGGAGCACCACTCCTTCTTCAG gTTGCTGTCTCCAGAGGAGACCCCAAAGAAGACACTATCTCTGGGCTCAAAGTTTCGTTATAGCGGTCGGACTCAGATCCAGAGCCGCAGAGCAAGTGCTCAGATCTCCAGACCTGCACCGCATTTCCCACGATGCATCAGTAAGAGGAACATGCTAAGCCGCAGCCTGGATGGAG CTTCTAGGGTCACGCCCAcatcctctctgattggctctccgGCCTCATCATCCCTCAAAGCCAATGGTGGTTCTCACACAG ataTGGGCACAGGGCTATATGGAGCATCTAAAGCCATCGCCGTCAGTGACCTCCTCACCTCAGTGACCCCtgaaagaagaacagaagagagGGCGGAGCAAG TGGAGGGGGTTCTGGTGGTGCAGGAGAAGATGGAGGatcaagaggaggagcaggatgaacaggagcagctggaggaggagcagcagagtcctccaACTCctcagaaacaggaaacaaag ACTGAGCTGACTGACACGGCCGTGGAGGGAGAGCTGACAGAG tCGGATCAGGATGaagatttaaagacacag GAGACGTTGGGGAGTccggaggaggagcagaaaccCGAGACCACTATCAGCGCTCTGAGACGCTCCTTCttagagggaggggggggagacgggGGAGACGGGGGGATGATGACAGAGTGGGACAAACGCCTCGCCTCCTCACCTCTACGACGTGTTGATGACGCCCCGATGATCGAACCACTGGAaccagaagag ACGTCGGAGACGGTGGAGACGGTCTTCCTGATGACTGAGCCATGTGACCAGGATCAGCATATGGTGGACCAGTCTCAGGTAGCACCAGGAAGTCTTGTTGGTCCGCCCCCTGAAAAGCCCCCGCCCCCTCCACCAGGGGCCTGCATGGAACATGATGATTTCACTGATGATTGGGCTGATAATGATGCTAACCAGGTTAACTgtgaagcaggtaaacatgtcatcactgatgatgatgtcagCGATGACGAGCCTAGTAGCCAGACTAGTGAAGATGATGCTAGCTACGCTAGCGAAGATGCTATCAGTGTACTAGCACAGGCTGCAGTGGAGGAAGCCATGGAGGCAGCAGTGAGACAGGATCAGAGCACAGAGGCTAATGATGCTAAACAGAATAGCATCAATGCTAACTTTATAGTAAGCCACAGTGAGCAGCTGCTACCTAGCATGGACGCTAACAACAGTCCCAGCACTAGAATCCATTCTGCCATGGTGTCCCGACCCACCTCGAGTCTGTTTCATCGTTACCATGAGGATGAGGATTCTGACCgttcagaggaggaagaggaggaggggggttggagcTTTGGAGAaaactcccctcccccctctgtaccaTGCCCTACCTCCCTCTGCTCGACCAACCAGACACAGCCTTCAGaaaacagtgatgatgatgacgaagaTTCAGAACCTCTACAGGAG GAGGTCCCAGTGATGAGGAAAACTCTGACCTATGAAGCTCCGGGG tGTCGGACGGACTCTGATTCCTCTGCAGGTCTGCTGCTGAGCTCCCAGACCTTCACTGCAGAGACCCCCAACACCAGCACCACTACGCACATCACCAAG ATGGTTAAAGGAGGAATTTCAGAAACCCGAATCGAGAAGAGAATCGTGATTTCCGGGGACACAGAAATCGACCACGACCAG GCTCTTGCAGCGGCGCTCAGCGAGGCGCGGCGGCAGCATCCTGAGCTGTCCGTCACACGCGTGGTCGTCCATAAAGAAACCGAAGTGTCACCTGATCAGGTTATAGTGACATCACAG gACTAA
- the LOC132994298 gene encoding band 4.1-like protein 3 isoform X1, producing the protein MTMETGEPQEALPKEAESFPEATAHSTPKQGGGGTLPQSQAQSSLAEDSTSHLSSSSRIVRSPARTLSFRSMQTKVTLLDGSLFTCIIEKRARGQQLIDRVCEHINLLERDYFCLSFRDADNNKNWLDPMKEMKKQVRGVPWNFSFNVKFYPPNPTQLSEDITRYFLCLQLRQDIVSGRLPCSFATHTVLGSYTIQSELGDYDPDECGSDYVSELCFAPNQTKEMEEKIMELHRTHRGMTPAEAEMYFLDNVKKLSMYGVDLHHARMVGSRSDCFPSAQSEDSEGVAIMLGVCSSGLLVYRDRLRINRFSWPKILKISYKRNNFYIKIRPGEFDQFESTIGFKLLNHRAAKRLWKVCVEHHSFFRLLSPEETPKKTLSLGSKFRYSGRTQIQSRRASAQISRPAPHFPRCISKRNMLSRSLDGASRVTPTSSLIGSPASSSLKANGGSHTDMGTGLYGASKAIAVSDLLTSVTPERRTEERAEQVEGVLVVQEKMEDQEEEQDEQEQLEEEQQSPPTPQKQETKTELTDTAVEGELTESDQDEDLKTQETLGSPEEEQKPETTISALRRSFLEGGGGDGGDGGMMTEWDKRLASSPLRRVDDAPMIEPLEPEEVGGVISSQCSPQPMREKSYTVGRSYDTASGRVITMLSCDSNVTMTTGSIAMAKQFTIIPLSPTDDVIIGGPLIAIKEVKTPTSPSEPAPGVSDIISDVRVSDTGGVGGGAYLSARKSPLDELNLSTSLSPDHLTGRMSPSMVRVPKPTLDEMSPALSALLKSASDQKTFREHNLLKTSETVETVFLMTEPCDQDQHMVDQSQVAPGSLVGPPPEKPPPPPPGACMEHDDFTDDWADNDANQVNCEAGKHVITDDDVSDDEPSSQTSEDDASYASEDAISVLAQAAVEEAMEAAVRQDQSTEANDAKQNSINANFIVSHSEQLLPSMDANNSPSTRIHSAMVSRPTSSLFHRYHEDEDSDRSEEEEEEGGWSFGENSPPPSVPCPTSLCSTNQTQPSENSDDDDEDSEPLQEEVPVMRKTLTYEAPGCRTDSDSSAGLLLSSQTFTAETPNTSTTTHITKMVKGGISETRIEKRIVISGDTEIDHDQALAAALSEARRQHPELSVTRVVVHKETEVSPDQVIVTSQD; encoded by the exons ATGACGATGGAGACAGGTGAGCCACAGGAAGCCCTGCCCAAAGAGGCGGAGTCTTTTCCTGAAGCCACCGCCCACTCCACACctaaacag ggaggggggggcacgCTACCTCAGAGCCAAGCTCAAAGCTCATTGGCTGAGGACTCGACCAGTCACCTGTCATCCAGCAGTCGCATCGTTCGTTCTCCAGCCAGAACTCTGAGCTTCAGAAGCATGCAGACCAAAGTGACCCTGCTGGACGGCTCGCTCTTCACCTGCATCATagag AAACGAGCTCGAGGTCAGCAGCTCATCGACCGAGTGTGTGAACACATCAACCTGCTGGAGAGAGACTacttctgtctgtccttcaGAGACGCAGACAACAACAag AACTGGTTGGATCCgatgaaggagatgaagaagcaggtcagag GCGTTCCCTGGAACTTCTCCTTCAATGTGAAGTTTTACCCTCCTAACCCGACTCAGCTGTCTGAGGACATCACCAG GTACTTCTTGTGTCTTCAGCTCAGACAGGATATAGTTTCTGGACGTCTTCCATGTTCGTTCGCAACGCACACAGTCCTTGGCTCCTACACCATCCAATCAGAGCTTGGAGACTATGATCCTG aTGAGTGTGGTTCAGATTACGTCAGCGAACTGTGTTTCGCTCCAAATCAAACtaaagagatggaggagaagatcATGGAGCTGCACCGAACACACAG aggaATGACTCCGGCTGAGGCAGAGATGTACTTTTTGGACAACGTTAAGAAACTTTCAATGTATGGAGTCGACCTTCATCACGCCAGG atgGTAGGAAGTCGCTCTGATTGCTTCCCTTCAGCTCAGTCAGAG gaCTCGGAGGGCGTGGCCATCATGCTTGGAGTGTGCAGTAGTGGCCTGCTGGTCTACAGAGACAGATTGAGGATCAACAGATTCTCATGGCCAAAGATCCTGAAAATCTCGTACAAAAGAAATAACTTCTACATCAAGATCCGCCCGGGGGAg TTTGATCAGTTTGAGTCCACGATTGGTTTCAAGCTGCTGAACCACAGAGCAGCTAAACGTCTTTGGAAGGTGTGTGTGGAGCACCACTCCTTCTTCAG gTTGCTGTCTCCAGAGGAGACCCCAAAGAAGACACTATCTCTGGGCTCAAAGTTTCGTTATAGCGGTCGGACTCAGATCCAGAGCCGCAGAGCAAGTGCTCAGATCTCCAGACCTGCACCGCATTTCCCACGATGCATCAGTAAGAGGAACATGCTAAGCCGCAGCCTGGATGGAG CTTCTAGGGTCACGCCCAcatcctctctgattggctctccgGCCTCATCATCCCTCAAAGCCAATGGTGGTTCTCACACAG ataTGGGCACAGGGCTATATGGAGCATCTAAAGCCATCGCCGTCAGTGACCTCCTCACCTCAGTGACCCCtgaaagaagaacagaagagagGGCGGAGCAAG TGGAGGGGGTTCTGGTGGTGCAGGAGAAGATGGAGGatcaagaggaggagcaggatgaacaggagcagctggaggaggagcagcagagtcctccaACTCctcagaaacaggaaacaaag ACTGAGCTGACTGACACGGCCGTGGAGGGAGAGCTGACAGAG tCGGATCAGGATGaagatttaaagacacag GAGACGTTGGGGAGTccggaggaggagcagaaaccCGAGACCACTATCAGCGCTCTGAGACGCTCCTTCttagagggaggggggggagacgggGGAGACGGGGGGATGATGACAGAGTGGGACAAACGCCTCGCCTCCTCACCTCTACGACGTGTTGATGACGCCCCGATGATCGAACCACTGGAaccagaagag GTGGGCGGGGTCATATCAAGCCAATGTTCTCCTCAGCCAATGAGAGAGAAGAGCTACACTGTGGGGCGGAGCTATGACACTGCCTCTGGTAGGGTCATCACCATGTTGTCCTGTGACTCCAATGTAACCATGACAACGGGAAGTATTGCGATGGCAAAGCAGTTCACAATCATCCCACTGTCCcccactgatgatgtcatcatagGAGGACCACTAATTGCTATTAAAGAGGTGAAGACACCAACCTCTCCTTCAGAACCGGCGCCGGGggtcagtgacatcatcagtgatgtcagagtgtctGACACTGGAGGAGTTGGAGGTGGAGCCTACCTCTCTGCTCGAAAGTCCCCATTAGATGAACTCAACTTAagcacctccctctctccagaTCACCTGACAGGAAGGATGTCGCCGTCCATGGTCAGAGTG cctAAACCTACCCTTGATGAAATGTCTCCTGCGCTGAGCGCTCTGCTGAAGTCGGCCAGCGATCAAAAAACTTTCAGAGAACACAACCTCCTGAAG ACGTCGGAGACGGTGGAGACGGTCTTCCTGATGACTGAGCCATGTGACCAGGATCAGCATATGGTGGACCAGTCTCAGGTAGCACCAGGAAGTCTTGTTGGTCCGCCCCCTGAAAAGCCCCCGCCCCCTCCACCAGGGGCCTGCATGGAACATGATGATTTCACTGATGATTGGGCTGATAATGATGCTAACCAGGTTAACTgtgaagcaggtaaacatgtcatcactgatgatgatgtcagCGATGACGAGCCTAGTAGCCAGACTAGTGAAGATGATGCTAGCTACGCTAGCGAAGATGCTATCAGTGTACTAGCACAGGCTGCAGTGGAGGAAGCCATGGAGGCAGCAGTGAGACAGGATCAGAGCACAGAGGCTAATGATGCTAAACAGAATAGCATCAATGCTAACTTTATAGTAAGCCACAGTGAGCAGCTGCTACCTAGCATGGACGCTAACAACAGTCCCAGCACTAGAATCCATTCTGCCATGGTGTCCCGACCCACCTCGAGTCTGTTTCATCGTTACCATGAGGATGAGGATTCTGACCgttcagaggaggaagaggaggaggggggttggagcTTTGGAGAaaactcccctcccccctctgtaccaTGCCCTACCTCCCTCTGCTCGACCAACCAGACACAGCCTTCAGaaaacagtgatgatgatgacgaagaTTCAGAACCTCTACAGGAG GAGGTCCCAGTGATGAGGAAAACTCTGACCTATGAAGCTCCGGGG tGTCGGACGGACTCTGATTCCTCTGCAGGTCTGCTGCTGAGCTCCCAGACCTTCACTGCAGAGACCCCCAACACCAGCACCACTACGCACATCACCAAG ATGGTTAAAGGAGGAATTTCAGAAACCCGAATCGAGAAGAGAATCGTGATTTCCGGGGACACAGAAATCGACCACGACCAG GCTCTTGCAGCGGCGCTCAGCGAGGCGCGGCGGCAGCATCCTGAGCTGTCCGTCACACGCGTGGTCGTCCATAAAGAAACCGAAGTGTCACCTGATCAGGTTATAGTGACATCACAG gACTAA
- the LOC132994298 gene encoding band 4.1-like protein 3 isoform X3 — MTMETGEPQEALPKEAESFPEATAHSTPKQGGGGTLPQSQAQSSLAEDSTSHLSSSSRIVRSPARTLSFRSMQTKVTLLDGSLFTCIIEKRARGQQLIDRVCEHINLLERDYFCLSFRDADNNKNWLDPMKEMKKQVRGVPWNFSFNVKFYPPNPTQLSEDITRYFLCLQLRQDIVSGRLPCSFATHTVLGSYTIQSELGDYDPDECGSDYVSELCFAPNQTKEMEEKIMELHRTHRGMTPAEAEMYFLDNVKKLSMYGVDLHHARMVGSRSDCFPSAQSEDSEGVAIMLGVCSSGLLVYRDRLRINRFSWPKILKISYKRNNFYIKIRPGEFDQFESTIGFKLLNHRAAKRLWKVCVEHHSFFRLLSPEETPKKTLSLGSKFRYSGRTQIQSRRASAQISRPAPHFPRCISKRNMLSRSLDGDMGTGLYGASKAIAVSDLLTSVTPERRTEERAEQVEGVLVVQEKMEDQEEEQDEQEQLEEEQQSPPTPQKQETKTELTDTAVEGELTESDQDEDLKTQETLGSPEEEQKPETTISALRRSFLEGGGGDGGDGGMMTEWDKRLASSPLRRVDDAPMIEPLEPEEVGGVISSQCSPQPMREKSYTVGRSYDTASGRVITMLSCDSNVTMTTGSIAMAKQFTIIPLSPTDDVIIGGPLIAIKEVKTPTSPSEPAPGVSDIISDVRVSDTGGVGGGAYLSARKSPLDELNLSTSLSPDHLTGRMSPSMVRVPKPTLDEMSPALSALLKSASDQKTFREHNLLKTSETVETVFLMTEPCDQDQHMVDQSQVAPGSLVGPPPEKPPPPPPGACMEHDDFTDDWADNDANQVNCEAGKHVITDDDVSDDEPSSQTSEDDASYASEDAISVLAQAAVEEAMEAAVRQDQSTEANDAKQNSINANFIVSHSEQLLPSMDANNSPSTRIHSAMVSRPTSSLFHRYHEDEDSDRSEEEEEEGGWSFGENSPPPSVPCPTSLCSTNQTQPSENSDDDDEDSEPLQEEVPVMRKTLTYEAPGCRTDSDSSAGLLLSSQTFTAETPNTSTTTHITKMVKGGISETRIEKRIVISGDTEIDHDQALAAALSEARRQHPELSVTRVVVHKETEVSPDQVIVTSQD; from the exons ATGACGATGGAGACAGGTGAGCCACAGGAAGCCCTGCCCAAAGAGGCGGAGTCTTTTCCTGAAGCCACCGCCCACTCCACACctaaacag ggaggggggggcacgCTACCTCAGAGCCAAGCTCAAAGCTCATTGGCTGAGGACTCGACCAGTCACCTGTCATCCAGCAGTCGCATCGTTCGTTCTCCAGCCAGAACTCTGAGCTTCAGAAGCATGCAGACCAAAGTGACCCTGCTGGACGGCTCGCTCTTCACCTGCATCATagag AAACGAGCTCGAGGTCAGCAGCTCATCGACCGAGTGTGTGAACACATCAACCTGCTGGAGAGAGACTacttctgtctgtccttcaGAGACGCAGACAACAACAag AACTGGTTGGATCCgatgaaggagatgaagaagcaggtcagag GCGTTCCCTGGAACTTCTCCTTCAATGTGAAGTTTTACCCTCCTAACCCGACTCAGCTGTCTGAGGACATCACCAG GTACTTCTTGTGTCTTCAGCTCAGACAGGATATAGTTTCTGGACGTCTTCCATGTTCGTTCGCAACGCACACAGTCCTTGGCTCCTACACCATCCAATCAGAGCTTGGAGACTATGATCCTG aTGAGTGTGGTTCAGATTACGTCAGCGAACTGTGTTTCGCTCCAAATCAAACtaaagagatggaggagaagatcATGGAGCTGCACCGAACACACAG aggaATGACTCCGGCTGAGGCAGAGATGTACTTTTTGGACAACGTTAAGAAACTTTCAATGTATGGAGTCGACCTTCATCACGCCAGG atgGTAGGAAGTCGCTCTGATTGCTTCCCTTCAGCTCAGTCAGAG gaCTCGGAGGGCGTGGCCATCATGCTTGGAGTGTGCAGTAGTGGCCTGCTGGTCTACAGAGACAGATTGAGGATCAACAGATTCTCATGGCCAAAGATCCTGAAAATCTCGTACAAAAGAAATAACTTCTACATCAAGATCCGCCCGGGGGAg TTTGATCAGTTTGAGTCCACGATTGGTTTCAAGCTGCTGAACCACAGAGCAGCTAAACGTCTTTGGAAGGTGTGTGTGGAGCACCACTCCTTCTTCAG gTTGCTGTCTCCAGAGGAGACCCCAAAGAAGACACTATCTCTGGGCTCAAAGTTTCGTTATAGCGGTCGGACTCAGATCCAGAGCCGCAGAGCAAGTGCTCAGATCTCCAGACCTGCACCGCATTTCCCACGATGCATCAGTAAGAGGAACATGCTAAGCCGCAGCCTGGATGGAG ataTGGGCACAGGGCTATATGGAGCATCTAAAGCCATCGCCGTCAGTGACCTCCTCACCTCAGTGACCCCtgaaagaagaacagaagagagGGCGGAGCAAG TGGAGGGGGTTCTGGTGGTGCAGGAGAAGATGGAGGatcaagaggaggagcaggatgaacaggagcagctggaggaggagcagcagagtcctccaACTCctcagaaacaggaaacaaag ACTGAGCTGACTGACACGGCCGTGGAGGGAGAGCTGACAGAG tCGGATCAGGATGaagatttaaagacacag GAGACGTTGGGGAGTccggaggaggagcagaaaccCGAGACCACTATCAGCGCTCTGAGACGCTCCTTCttagagggaggggggggagacgggGGAGACGGGGGGATGATGACAGAGTGGGACAAACGCCTCGCCTCCTCACCTCTACGACGTGTTGATGACGCCCCGATGATCGAACCACTGGAaccagaagag GTGGGCGGGGTCATATCAAGCCAATGTTCTCCTCAGCCAATGAGAGAGAAGAGCTACACTGTGGGGCGGAGCTATGACACTGCCTCTGGTAGGGTCATCACCATGTTGTCCTGTGACTCCAATGTAACCATGACAACGGGAAGTATTGCGATGGCAAAGCAGTTCACAATCATCCCACTGTCCcccactgatgatgtcatcatagGAGGACCACTAATTGCTATTAAAGAGGTGAAGACACCAACCTCTCCTTCAGAACCGGCGCCGGGggtcagtgacatcatcagtgatgtcagagtgtctGACACTGGAGGAGTTGGAGGTGGAGCCTACCTCTCTGCTCGAAAGTCCCCATTAGATGAACTCAACTTAagcacctccctctctccagaTCACCTGACAGGAAGGATGTCGCCGTCCATGGTCAGAGTG cctAAACCTACCCTTGATGAAATGTCTCCTGCGCTGAGCGCTCTGCTGAAGTCGGCCAGCGATCAAAAAACTTTCAGAGAACACAACCTCCTGAAG ACGTCGGAGACGGTGGAGACGGTCTTCCTGATGACTGAGCCATGTGACCAGGATCAGCATATGGTGGACCAGTCTCAGGTAGCACCAGGAAGTCTTGTTGGTCCGCCCCCTGAAAAGCCCCCGCCCCCTCCACCAGGGGCCTGCATGGAACATGATGATTTCACTGATGATTGGGCTGATAATGATGCTAACCAGGTTAACTgtgaagcaggtaaacatgtcatcactgatgatgatgtcagCGATGACGAGCCTAGTAGCCAGACTAGTGAAGATGATGCTAGCTACGCTAGCGAAGATGCTATCAGTGTACTAGCACAGGCTGCAGTGGAGGAAGCCATGGAGGCAGCAGTGAGACAGGATCAGAGCACAGAGGCTAATGATGCTAAACAGAATAGCATCAATGCTAACTTTATAGTAAGCCACAGTGAGCAGCTGCTACCTAGCATGGACGCTAACAACAGTCCCAGCACTAGAATCCATTCTGCCATGGTGTCCCGACCCACCTCGAGTCTGTTTCATCGTTACCATGAGGATGAGGATTCTGACCgttcagaggaggaagaggaggaggggggttggagcTTTGGAGAaaactcccctcccccctctgtaccaTGCCCTACCTCCCTCTGCTCGACCAACCAGACACAGCCTTCAGaaaacagtgatgatgatgacgaagaTTCAGAACCTCTACAGGAG GAGGTCCCAGTGATGAGGAAAACTCTGACCTATGAAGCTCCGGGG tGTCGGACGGACTCTGATTCCTCTGCAGGTCTGCTGCTGAGCTCCCAGACCTTCACTGCAGAGACCCCCAACACCAGCACCACTACGCACATCACCAAG ATGGTTAAAGGAGGAATTTCAGAAACCCGAATCGAGAAGAGAATCGTGATTTCCGGGGACACAGAAATCGACCACGACCAG GCTCTTGCAGCGGCGCTCAGCGAGGCGCGGCGGCAGCATCCTGAGCTGTCCGTCACACGCGTGGTCGTCCATAAAGAAACCGAAGTGTCACCTGATCAGGTTATAGTGACATCACAG gACTAA